Proteins encoded by one window of Myripristis murdjan chromosome 1, fMyrMur1.1, whole genome shotgun sequence:
- the LOC115361825 gene encoding CD209 antigen-like protein E, whose product MVRYYYGEAAGITEDNSDAPEASASGLTSETREDSGGTAAASGGRLYRLLGVSFGLLCILQAVLNVSLRLTLYVDTSCKAVTEERDWLETRLSNIDQHALQGWLYFNNSLYYFSSARKTWNDSRQDCQSRGADLVIINSREEQEFTGQLKKLTWIGLTDSETEGIWKWVDGTPLTTSYWGPGEPNSDGGKNEDCGEIKFHDRKNSWNDESCGSSNFWICEKPADP is encoded by the exons ATGGTGAGATATTACTACGGCGAGGCTGCTGGGATCACGGAGGACAACTCAGACGCCCCTGAAGCTTCAGCCTCCGGTTTGACCTCAGAGACAAGAGAGGACAGTGGAGGGACGGCCGCAGCGTCTG gagGAAGACTGTACAGGCTGCTTGGCGTGAGCTTTGGGCTGCTCTGTATCTTACAAGCTGTTCTCAACGTTTCTCTGCGCCTCACTCTCT ATGTTGACACCAGCTGCAAAGCCGTGACTGAAGAGAGAGACTGGTTGGAGACGAGGCTAAGTAATATCg ATCAACACGCCCTGCAAGGATGGTTGTACTTCAACAACAGCTTGTACTACTTTTCTTCAGCCAGGAAAACCTGGAACGACAGTAGACAAGACTGTCAGAGCAGAGGTGCCGACCTGGTGATTATCAACAGCAGAgaggaacag GAGTTCACAGGGCAGCTCAAGAAGCTGACTTGGATTGGACTGACTGACAGCGAGACAGAGGGAATATGGAAATGGGTGGATGGGACACCGCTGACCACCAG cTACTGGGGCCCTGGGGAGCCTAACAGTGATGGAGGCAAAAATGAAGACTGTGGAGAAATCAAGTTCCATGATAGGAAAAACAGCTGGAATGATGAATCATGTGGCAGTTCAAACTTCTGGATCTGTGAGAAGCCGGCCGACCCATAA